A single window of Liolophura sinensis isolate JHLJ2023 chromosome 6, CUHK_Ljap_v2, whole genome shotgun sequence DNA harbors:
- the LOC135466646 gene encoding nucleosome assembly protein 1-like 1 isoform X6, protein MADPETAKDTKTDPEEVEDVDEGSEEVGEDGRTAAGDNITNQYLQNPQVLAAIQSKLGSMVGAPSGYIASLPKVVKRRIKALKKLQFEATKIEADFYVQVHKLECEYAAKYAPLYDKRKEIVTGSTEPTEDECDWPSDEEEEEEAIGEEAKLSNTQEALKDKVKVEDEKKDEAKTEAKAEEDPSGIPQFWLTIFKNVDMLTEYIQDHDEPILQHLTDITVKYTDPVSSVMGFTLYFHFEPNDYFTNTVLTKEYTMRSDPDETDPFSFEGPEIVKCKGCTIDWKKGKDVTVKAIKKKQKHKGRGTTRTVTKTVKNESFFHFFNPPAVPEGDDVELDEEVEAQLTNDFEIGHFIRERLVPRAVLYFTGEALDDEEYEDDGMEDEDGDDEEDDENDPDYEPKETA, encoded by the exons ATGGCAGATCCAGAAAC TGCAAAGGATACAAAGACGGACCCCGAAGAGGTGGAAGATGTTGACGAAGGTAGTGAAGAAGTTGGAGAAG ATGGACGTACAGCAGCTGGGGATAACATCACTAACCAGTATTTGCAGAACCCGCAAGTTTTAGCGGCTATCCAGAGTAAATTGGGTAGCATGGTGGGCGCACCCTCTGGGTACATAGCCAG TTTGCCAAAGGTGGTGAAAAGGAGAATAAAGGCGCTGAAGAAACTTCAGTTTGAAGCCACAAAAATTGAAgctgatttttatgtacaagtcCATAAGTTAGAGTGCGAATATGCTGCAAAATATGCACCCCTATATGATAAG CGTAAAGAGATTGTGACAGGCTCAACAGAGCCCACAGAGGATGAGTGTGATTGGCCAAGTGATGAGGAGGAAGAGGAAGAAGCTATTGGGGAGGAGGCAAAGTTATC GAACACCCAGGAGGCCCTGAAAGACAAAGTTAAAGTAGAAGACGAGAAGAAAGATGAGGCTAAAACTGAAG CTAAGGCAGAGGAGGATCCATCAGGAATTCCGCAGTTTTGGCTTACAATATTTAAGAATGTGGATATGCTAACAGAGTATATTCAG GATCATGATGAACCAATACTACAGCACCTCACTGATATAACCGTCAAATACACAGATCCAGTATCATCAGTCATG ggaTTCACTCTATACTTCCATTTTGAACCTAACgattatttcacaaatacagTCTTGACAAAAGAATACACAATGAGATCAGACCCAGATGAAACTGATCCCTTCTCGTTTGAAGGACCCGAAATTGTGAAATGTAAAGG ATGTACAATTGACTGGAAGAAAGGCAAGGATGTCACAGTGAAAGCCATCAAGAAGAAACAGAAGCACAAAGGGCGGGGCACCACAAGGACTGTGACAAAAACCGTCAAGAATGAgtctttctttcactttttcaATCCCCCAGCAG ttccaGAAGGTGATGACGTTGAATTG GATGAAGAGGTGGAGGCACAGCTAACCAATGATTTTGAAATCGGTCATTTTATCCGTGAGCGTTTGGTTCCGAGGGCAGTTCTGTACTTCACAGGAGAGGCTTTAGACGATGAAGAG
- the LOC135466646 gene encoding nucleosome assembly protein 1-like 1 isoform X5 — MADPETAKDTKTDPEEVEDVDEGSEEVGEDGRTAAGDNITNQYLQNPQVLAAIQSKLGSMVGAPSGYIASLPKVVKRRIKALKKLQFEATKIEADFYVQVHKLECEYAAKYAPLYDKRKEIVTGSTEPTEDECDWPSDEEEEEEAIGEEAKLSNTQEALKDKVKVEDEKKDEAKTEAKAEEDPSGIPQFWLTIFKNVDMLTEYIQDHDEPILQHLTDITVKYTDPVSSVMGFTLYFHFEPNDYFTNTVLTKEYTMRSDPDETDPFSFEGPEIVKCKGCTIDWKKGKDVTVKAIKKKQKHKGRGTTRTVTKTVKNESFFHFFNPPAVPEGDDVELDEEVEAQLTNDFEIGHFIRERLVPRAVLYFTGEALDDEEIPTYRMYEDDGMEDEDGDDEEDDENDPDYEPKETA; from the exons ATGGCAGATCCAGAAAC TGCAAAGGATACAAAGACGGACCCCGAAGAGGTGGAAGATGTTGACGAAGGTAGTGAAGAAGTTGGAGAAG ATGGACGTACAGCAGCTGGGGATAACATCACTAACCAGTATTTGCAGAACCCGCAAGTTTTAGCGGCTATCCAGAGTAAATTGGGTAGCATGGTGGGCGCACCCTCTGGGTACATAGCCAG TTTGCCAAAGGTGGTGAAAAGGAGAATAAAGGCGCTGAAGAAACTTCAGTTTGAAGCCACAAAAATTGAAgctgatttttatgtacaagtcCATAAGTTAGAGTGCGAATATGCTGCAAAATATGCACCCCTATATGATAAG CGTAAAGAGATTGTGACAGGCTCAACAGAGCCCACAGAGGATGAGTGTGATTGGCCAAGTGATGAGGAGGAAGAGGAAGAAGCTATTGGGGAGGAGGCAAAGTTATC GAACACCCAGGAGGCCCTGAAAGACAAAGTTAAAGTAGAAGACGAGAAGAAAGATGAGGCTAAAACTGAAG CTAAGGCAGAGGAGGATCCATCAGGAATTCCGCAGTTTTGGCTTACAATATTTAAGAATGTGGATATGCTAACAGAGTATATTCAG GATCATGATGAACCAATACTACAGCACCTCACTGATATAACCGTCAAATACACAGATCCAGTATCATCAGTCATG ggaTTCACTCTATACTTCCATTTTGAACCTAACgattatttcacaaatacagTCTTGACAAAAGAATACACAATGAGATCAGACCCAGATGAAACTGATCCCTTCTCGTTTGAAGGACCCGAAATTGTGAAATGTAAAGG ATGTACAATTGACTGGAAGAAAGGCAAGGATGTCACAGTGAAAGCCATCAAGAAGAAACAGAAGCACAAAGGGCGGGGCACCACAAGGACTGTGACAAAAACCGTCAAGAATGAgtctttctttcactttttcaATCCCCCAGCAG ttccaGAAGGTGATGACGTTGAATTG GATGAAGAGGTGGAGGCACAGCTAACCAATGATTTTGAAATCGGTCATTTTATCCGTGAGCGTTTGGTTCCGAGGGCAGTTCTGTACTTCACAGGAGAGGCTTTAGACGATGAAGAG
- the LOC135466805 gene encoding hsp70-binding protein 1-like, which produces MSDGDRNERQQPRNLTGLLRLCAETTREDTTTTSQFEEMDQERKDFLNAVLNEITVNPVDRLKECLRLILSAGDSDAEHDTVAELLEEVCEICEEIDMATDFYKIGGYQILPRLLHSGNFELRWRALELIATLVQNNPKCQETILEAGHLPALLELLDTDSNDMVKIKALYATSCLLRDLPEAQKQFEEHDGFSKIMRAMQCDVEKLKVKGAVLLTSLCSQQPAFKDTLCDIGMVDQLVGLLGQPHTACHEHMMSALLALVTDHERAQQEAQRPQLQLCSLLQNRMHTLQGKEEFQEERDYAKEIMKICFLNEVETDKDSNEACR; this is translated from the exons atgagTGATGGTGACAGAAATGAACGCCAACAGCCGCGGAACCTGACCGGGCTGTTACGGCTTTGTGCAGAGACAACCAGAgaagatacaacaacaacatctcaGTTCGAAGAAATGGATCAAGAG AGAAAGGATTTCCTGAATGCAGTCTTAAATGAAATAACAGTTAATCCAGTGGATAGGCTGAAGGAGTGTTTGAGGTTGATCCTGAGTGCAGGAGACAGTGATGCAGAGCACGATACAGTTGCGGAACTGCTTGAAGAGGTGTGCGAGATATGTGAGGAGATAGACATGGCCACAG ACTTTTACAAAATTGGCGGTTACCAGATCCTTCCAAGGCTGTTGCACAGTGGAAACTTTGAGCTGAGATGGAGAGCTCTGGAGCTGATAGCAACCTTGGTGCAGAATAACCCAAAATGTCAGGAAACAATCCTCGAAGCTGGCCACTTACCTGCACTGTTGGAATTGCTGGACACTGATTCAAATGACATGGTCAAAATAAAAGCACTGTATGCAACATCTT GTTTGCTCAGGGATCTGCCAGAGGCACAGAAACAGTTTGAGGAACATGATGGGTTCTCCAAGATAATGAGAGCCATGCAGTGTGATGTGGAGAAATTGAAAGTGAAAGGAGCTGTGTTGCTAACCAGCCTCTGTTCACAACAGCCAGCATTTAAAG ACACGCTGTGTGACATTGGCATGGTTGATCAGCTGGTAGGGTTGTTAGGCCAGCCCCACACAGCCTGTCATGAACACATGATGTCCGCTCTGTTGGCCCTGGTGACTGATCATGAGAGAGCACAGCAGGAGGCCCAGAGGCCACAGCTACAGCTGTGCTCTCTACTACAGAACAGAATGCACACACTGCAAGGCAAAGAGGAATTTCAG GAGGAAAGGGATTATGCCAAGGAGATCATGAAGATTTGTTTTCTTAATGAAGTTGAGACGGATAAGGACAGCAATGAAGCCTGCAGGTAG
- the LOC135466646 gene encoding nucleosome assembly protein 1-like 1 isoform X8, which translates to MADPETAKDTKTDPEEVEDVDEGSEEVGEDGRTAAGDNITNQYLQNPQVLAAIQSKLGSMVGAPSGYIASLPKVVKRRIKALKKLQFEATKIEADFYVQVHKLECEYAAKYAPLYDKRKEIVTGSTEPTEDECDWPSDEEEEEEAIGEEAKLSEALKDKVKVEDEKKDEAKTEAKAEEDPSGIPQFWLTIFKNVDMLTEYIQDHDEPILQHLTDITVKYTDPVSSVMGFTLYFHFEPNDYFTNTVLTKEYTMRSDPDETDPFSFEGPEIVKCKGCTIDWKKGKDVTVKAIKKKQKHKGRGTTRTVTKTVKNESFFHFFNPPAVPEGDDVELDEEVEAQLTNDFEIGHFIRERLVPRAVLYFTGEALDDEEYEDDGMEDEDGDDEEDDENDPDYEPKGDRKTPGECKQQ; encoded by the exons ATGGCAGATCCAGAAAC TGCAAAGGATACAAAGACGGACCCCGAAGAGGTGGAAGATGTTGACGAAGGTAGTGAAGAAGTTGGAGAAG ATGGACGTACAGCAGCTGGGGATAACATCACTAACCAGTATTTGCAGAACCCGCAAGTTTTAGCGGCTATCCAGAGTAAATTGGGTAGCATGGTGGGCGCACCCTCTGGGTACATAGCCAG TTTGCCAAAGGTGGTGAAAAGGAGAATAAAGGCGCTGAAGAAACTTCAGTTTGAAGCCACAAAAATTGAAgctgatttttatgtacaagtcCATAAGTTAGAGTGCGAATATGCTGCAAAATATGCACCCCTATATGATAAG CGTAAAGAGATTGTGACAGGCTCAACAGAGCCCACAGAGGATGAGTGTGATTGGCCAAGTGATGAGGAGGAAGAGGAAGAAGCTATTGGGGAGGAGGCAAAGTTATCG GAGGCCCTGAAAGACAAAGTTAAAGTAGAAGACGAGAAGAAAGATGAGGCTAAAACTGAAG CTAAGGCAGAGGAGGATCCATCAGGAATTCCGCAGTTTTGGCTTACAATATTTAAGAATGTGGATATGCTAACAGAGTATATTCAG GATCATGATGAACCAATACTACAGCACCTCACTGATATAACCGTCAAATACACAGATCCAGTATCATCAGTCATG ggaTTCACTCTATACTTCCATTTTGAACCTAACgattatttcacaaatacagTCTTGACAAAAGAATACACAATGAGATCAGACCCAGATGAAACTGATCCCTTCTCGTTTGAAGGACCCGAAATTGTGAAATGTAAAGG ATGTACAATTGACTGGAAGAAAGGCAAGGATGTCACAGTGAAAGCCATCAAGAAGAAACAGAAGCACAAAGGGCGGGGCACCACAAGGACTGTGACAAAAACCGTCAAGAATGAgtctttctttcactttttcaATCCCCCAGCAG ttccaGAAGGTGATGACGTTGAATTG GATGAAGAGGTGGAGGCACAGCTAACCAATGATTTTGAAATCGGTCATTTTATCCGTGAGCGTTTGGTTCCGAGGGCAGTTCTGTACTTCACAGGAGAGGCTTTAGACGATGAAGAG
- the LOC135466646 gene encoding nucleosome assembly protein 1-like 1 isoform X4, with translation MADPETAKDTKTDPEEVEDVDEGSEEVGEDGRTAAGDNITNQYLQNPQVLAAIQSKLGSMVGAPSGYIASLPKVVKRRIKALKKLQFEATKIEADFYVQVHKLECEYAAKYAPLYDKRKEIVTGSTEPTEDECDWPSDEEEEEEAIGEEAKLSNTQEALKDKVKVEDEKKDEAKTEAKAEEDPSGIPQFWLTIFKNVDMLTEYIQDHDEPILQHLTDITVKYTDPVSSVMGFTLYFHFEPNDYFTNTVLTKEYTMRSDPDETDPFSFEGPEIVKCKGCTIDWKKGKDVTVKAIKKKQKHKGRGTTRTVTKTVKNESFFHFFNPPAVPEGDDVELDEEVEAQLTNDFEIGHFIRERLVPRAVLYFTGEALDDEEIPTYRMDGDDEEDDENDPDYEPKGDRKTPGECKQQ, from the exons ATGGCAGATCCAGAAAC TGCAAAGGATACAAAGACGGACCCCGAAGAGGTGGAAGATGTTGACGAAGGTAGTGAAGAAGTTGGAGAAG ATGGACGTACAGCAGCTGGGGATAACATCACTAACCAGTATTTGCAGAACCCGCAAGTTTTAGCGGCTATCCAGAGTAAATTGGGTAGCATGGTGGGCGCACCCTCTGGGTACATAGCCAG TTTGCCAAAGGTGGTGAAAAGGAGAATAAAGGCGCTGAAGAAACTTCAGTTTGAAGCCACAAAAATTGAAgctgatttttatgtacaagtcCATAAGTTAGAGTGCGAATATGCTGCAAAATATGCACCCCTATATGATAAG CGTAAAGAGATTGTGACAGGCTCAACAGAGCCCACAGAGGATGAGTGTGATTGGCCAAGTGATGAGGAGGAAGAGGAAGAAGCTATTGGGGAGGAGGCAAAGTTATC GAACACCCAGGAGGCCCTGAAAGACAAAGTTAAAGTAGAAGACGAGAAGAAAGATGAGGCTAAAACTGAAG CTAAGGCAGAGGAGGATCCATCAGGAATTCCGCAGTTTTGGCTTACAATATTTAAGAATGTGGATATGCTAACAGAGTATATTCAG GATCATGATGAACCAATACTACAGCACCTCACTGATATAACCGTCAAATACACAGATCCAGTATCATCAGTCATG ggaTTCACTCTATACTTCCATTTTGAACCTAACgattatttcacaaatacagTCTTGACAAAAGAATACACAATGAGATCAGACCCAGATGAAACTGATCCCTTCTCGTTTGAAGGACCCGAAATTGTGAAATGTAAAGG ATGTACAATTGACTGGAAGAAAGGCAAGGATGTCACAGTGAAAGCCATCAAGAAGAAACAGAAGCACAAAGGGCGGGGCACCACAAGGACTGTGACAAAAACCGTCAAGAATGAgtctttctttcactttttcaATCCCCCAGCAG ttccaGAAGGTGATGACGTTGAATTG GATGAAGAGGTGGAGGCACAGCTAACCAATGATTTTGAAATCGGTCATTTTATCCGTGAGCGTTTGGTTCCGAGGGCAGTTCTGTACTTCACAGGAGAGGCTTTAGACGATGAAGAG
- the LOC135466646 gene encoding nucleosome assembly protein 1-like 1 isoform X3, with protein MADPETAKDTKTDPEEVEDVDEGSEEVGEDGRTAAGDNITNQYLQNPQVLAAIQSKLGSMVGAPSGYIASLPKVVKRRIKALKKLQFEATKIEADFYVQVHKLECEYAAKYAPLYDKRKEIVTGSTEPTEDECDWPSDEEEEEEAIGEEAKLSNTQEALKDKVKVEDEKKDEAKTEAKAEEDPSGIPQFWLTIFKNVDMLTEYIQDHDEPILQHLTDITVKYTDPVSSVMGFTLYFHFEPNDYFTNTVLTKEYTMRSDPDETDPFSFEGPEIVKCKGCTIDWKKGKDVTVKAIKKKQKHKGRGTTRTVTKTVKNESFFHFFNPPAVPEGDDVELDEEVEAQLTNDFEIGHFIRERLVPRAVLYFTGEALDDEEYEDDGMEDEDGDDEEDDENDPDYEPKGDRKTPGECKQQ; from the exons ATGGCAGATCCAGAAAC TGCAAAGGATACAAAGACGGACCCCGAAGAGGTGGAAGATGTTGACGAAGGTAGTGAAGAAGTTGGAGAAG ATGGACGTACAGCAGCTGGGGATAACATCACTAACCAGTATTTGCAGAACCCGCAAGTTTTAGCGGCTATCCAGAGTAAATTGGGTAGCATGGTGGGCGCACCCTCTGGGTACATAGCCAG TTTGCCAAAGGTGGTGAAAAGGAGAATAAAGGCGCTGAAGAAACTTCAGTTTGAAGCCACAAAAATTGAAgctgatttttatgtacaagtcCATAAGTTAGAGTGCGAATATGCTGCAAAATATGCACCCCTATATGATAAG CGTAAAGAGATTGTGACAGGCTCAACAGAGCCCACAGAGGATGAGTGTGATTGGCCAAGTGATGAGGAGGAAGAGGAAGAAGCTATTGGGGAGGAGGCAAAGTTATC GAACACCCAGGAGGCCCTGAAAGACAAAGTTAAAGTAGAAGACGAGAAGAAAGATGAGGCTAAAACTGAAG CTAAGGCAGAGGAGGATCCATCAGGAATTCCGCAGTTTTGGCTTACAATATTTAAGAATGTGGATATGCTAACAGAGTATATTCAG GATCATGATGAACCAATACTACAGCACCTCACTGATATAACCGTCAAATACACAGATCCAGTATCATCAGTCATG ggaTTCACTCTATACTTCCATTTTGAACCTAACgattatttcacaaatacagTCTTGACAAAAGAATACACAATGAGATCAGACCCAGATGAAACTGATCCCTTCTCGTTTGAAGGACCCGAAATTGTGAAATGTAAAGG ATGTACAATTGACTGGAAGAAAGGCAAGGATGTCACAGTGAAAGCCATCAAGAAGAAACAGAAGCACAAAGGGCGGGGCACCACAAGGACTGTGACAAAAACCGTCAAGAATGAgtctttctttcactttttcaATCCCCCAGCAG ttccaGAAGGTGATGACGTTGAATTG GATGAAGAGGTGGAGGCACAGCTAACCAATGATTTTGAAATCGGTCATTTTATCCGTGAGCGTTTGGTTCCGAGGGCAGTTCTGTACTTCACAGGAGAGGCTTTAGACGATGAAGAG
- the LOC135466646 gene encoding nucleosome assembly protein 1-like 1 isoform X7, with amino-acid sequence MADPETAKDTKTDPEEVEDVDEGSEEVGEDGRTAAGDNITNQYLQNPQVLAAIQSKLGSMVGAPSGYIASLPKVVKRRIKALKKLQFEATKIEADFYVQVHKLECEYAAKYAPLYDKRKEIVTGSTEPTEDECDWPSDEEEEEEAIGEEAKLSNTQEALKDKVKVEDEKKDEAKTEAKAEEDPSGIPQFWLTIFKNVDMLTEYIQDHDEPILQHLTDITVKYTDPVSSVMGFTLYFHFEPNDYFTNTVLTKEYTMRSDPDETDPFSFEGPEIVKCKGCTIDWKKGKDVTVKAIKKKQKHKGRGTTRTVTKTVKNESFFHFFNPPAVPEGDDVELDEEVEAQLTNDFEIGHFIRERLVPRAVLYFTGEALDDEEIPTYRMDGDDEEDDENDPDYEPKETA; translated from the exons ATGGCAGATCCAGAAAC TGCAAAGGATACAAAGACGGACCCCGAAGAGGTGGAAGATGTTGACGAAGGTAGTGAAGAAGTTGGAGAAG ATGGACGTACAGCAGCTGGGGATAACATCACTAACCAGTATTTGCAGAACCCGCAAGTTTTAGCGGCTATCCAGAGTAAATTGGGTAGCATGGTGGGCGCACCCTCTGGGTACATAGCCAG TTTGCCAAAGGTGGTGAAAAGGAGAATAAAGGCGCTGAAGAAACTTCAGTTTGAAGCCACAAAAATTGAAgctgatttttatgtacaagtcCATAAGTTAGAGTGCGAATATGCTGCAAAATATGCACCCCTATATGATAAG CGTAAAGAGATTGTGACAGGCTCAACAGAGCCCACAGAGGATGAGTGTGATTGGCCAAGTGATGAGGAGGAAGAGGAAGAAGCTATTGGGGAGGAGGCAAAGTTATC GAACACCCAGGAGGCCCTGAAAGACAAAGTTAAAGTAGAAGACGAGAAGAAAGATGAGGCTAAAACTGAAG CTAAGGCAGAGGAGGATCCATCAGGAATTCCGCAGTTTTGGCTTACAATATTTAAGAATGTGGATATGCTAACAGAGTATATTCAG GATCATGATGAACCAATACTACAGCACCTCACTGATATAACCGTCAAATACACAGATCCAGTATCATCAGTCATG ggaTTCACTCTATACTTCCATTTTGAACCTAACgattatttcacaaatacagTCTTGACAAAAGAATACACAATGAGATCAGACCCAGATGAAACTGATCCCTTCTCGTTTGAAGGACCCGAAATTGTGAAATGTAAAGG ATGTACAATTGACTGGAAGAAAGGCAAGGATGTCACAGTGAAAGCCATCAAGAAGAAACAGAAGCACAAAGGGCGGGGCACCACAAGGACTGTGACAAAAACCGTCAAGAATGAgtctttctttcactttttcaATCCCCCAGCAG ttccaGAAGGTGATGACGTTGAATTG GATGAAGAGGTGGAGGCACAGCTAACCAATGATTTTGAAATCGGTCATTTTATCCGTGAGCGTTTGGTTCCGAGGGCAGTTCTGTACTTCACAGGAGAGGCTTTAGACGATGAAGAG